In Heptranchias perlo isolate sHepPer1 chromosome 9, sHepPer1.hap1, whole genome shotgun sequence, the sequence aggtattaattgttggagatttttaaaaatataaaattttaaatttaaaagaacttttcctttgtctcttttttttctctctctcttaatgcaatctttctttccctctctttatttctctttctgtacctgattagacattgaattcatccactctaatttacacttccttctttctGAACTTGTGTtaattatttctcaatccttcaatctggttGGTTAAGGAAGTACACTGTTCACTCTGGTCCCCGATGCAGTTTCCCTCGCTGTgctattatcagctcacacttttagCAACTTTCCATGTAAAGAAGTGTAAAAACCTAaactgcaagggcaagtctaactaacgacaGAAGCCGTTAGATgctctgctacagcaaaatctgggccaatgctTTTTGACCCCTTAATTATTCTCGCAAAATCAGAAAAAATTTTATAAAATTTAAGAAGGCTTGAATTAGAGAGTTCAGGCAAATCTTTTGTCAAACTATGCCGTTTTTACTTCACATTACCAGACTCCATGCTATTAACTAATTGGAACTGACAATGAACATCTGTAAGTGGTTAGGAAATAAAAAATGATGCAGATTGTGAAATAATGAAATTTGTTAAGTACAAAATTATTTTTCCTGTGGGTTATAAAAATGCAGAGTAAGTGATGACTGCACAAAACGTGACAAAAGGATAATTGAAGGCTACATTTAGACCAAAATCCAGAGCTTGATTTACACACTAGAGGTGTTCAAGGCTCACCTGGTGATTAGCTGGTTATTTTGGTCAAATCTCACAGGAGGAATAAAAATTATAATTTGCATTTCAACAGTTTGACTTAAAAAATATTTGTACTGAGCAATAACTTTTCCAGTTACTAAgctttctatagtgcctttaatgtacaaAAATGTTGCAAAGAAGCGCAAGGAAAAATGGATGCTGCGCCAAAGCAGGAATGATCAATACCCAATAACATAATAACAGTCACCTATGTATCTTAGATAGGGGCTTAGATAACAAATGAGAGAGTTTAATTGGTTTATAAAGTTAATCTGGACTCCCATGACTTTGTTACTATCTCACTCATTCCTTGCTATTCGCTTATCTTCAGCCAAAAGGTCTGCAAAGCAACCTGCTCTCATGTTAGCTCCATGGTGTCTTGTTCTATATAGGAAAATTTTCTTTAAAACTAACACAGCTTTTGCAATTGTTCCCAAATTCCATGACATTTTCAGGACCATTCACGATCACGCATGGTCAGAGAATGAGATCTACGCTGCAGCACTCTGCTCCTTATGTGAGGTAATTGCTGCCCATTGGTACAAACATAGGCCACAATTTACAGGAAAATTCCATACATTATAAAATCATATCCTGACTAGTCAGGACAGGGAACTGCTGATCTCTGCGTGGGAGAGCTGGGAGGATACAGCCACTCTTAGTGTGCAACAGCTGGAAGTCATTTATCTCGTGGATGTGGCCTTATGCAGCTCAAAGATTCCAGTCTAGCTTTGGGCATGTATGTGTGTGAAATTGTagtagggggtggggagagaagggaaagagaaagaggagaCAAGAGAGTTATTTGGCTAAGTGAACGAGTTGGTTCTTATGTAAGCAGAATATTTTTGACTTTATAAGCCAAATGCCAGTTCCCTCAAATGGTTCctacttcaatttttaaaaaattgtctcaGGCATACAGCAGTTAACTCTCCAACACTTTGCAATTAACTGCTTGGAAAAGGGAAATAATTCCTCTGAAATTACCCTCTCCCTGGCTTGCTTTTCCTGTCCCAGATTCTGTCCTGAAAAATTATACAacagattttaatagttttttttggggggggggggcgcacagATTATTAAACTAGTTCCAACTAATTACCAGGAAGCACACAATTTTTATTATTTCAACTAGTTTTTTTTCCGGTTTTAAACAAGAATAAATTTGAAGGATCaatttaaattcaaaactaaatGAGAACGCAAGTGAGTGCAAGCAGGATAGAGAGCTGTTACATGCAAGATAAAGAAAAAAATGCTAATTTTCACCACACCTTCCAAGACTGCCACCTGTATGACACAAAGTATACAGCAACATAAAACAATATGTAACCAGATAAGCAGAGAACAGAGTACTGCTACAGCCAAGAGACAGTAGCAATGAGAGGCCTTCGCCAAAATAAAATTCTTACATTTAAGTGAGGCAATTTCAGTCCCGTTTCCATTTCACTCTGCTTAAATCTCAGCAGAGTACCACTTATTGTAGTACTAATGTTGTCAATAGGATTTCAGTGAATCAAAAGAGAGAGTGAAATTTTCATATTATATCTAACTGAACTGAAAATCACCTGGTAGCACAATTAAAGATTTTGTTCTTCCAAACTTGGGTTACGTTTTGAGAGTGTATTATGATTTATACAACACTAGCATAAAGCACTGGTTGTTGGTGAATTAAGCTTACCACACATTAAATAGAGTTGACTTGATTAAGATTTTTCATAAAGTGGATTTGTATGTGGACACTAAATAAGTCTGGTAACACTACTAAATACCAGTCACACGATGGGGGTACCAGATACAATGAGTGCAGCTCAAGTAAAATTAAAATTGCCAGCATTATGTTTATTCCTGTCCCAGCACAAAGCTCAAAAGGATTTCTAAAATGTATTTGTGTTTTTGAAGAAGTTGTTCATAGACTTCTAGAAAACTTCTATTTATATGgcccctttcatgtcctcaggatgtcccaaagtgctttacagcaattaattactcttgaagtgtagtcactgttatgtaagtAAACGTGGTAACCAATGTCTGtacagcaagctcctacaaacagcaaatgagaaatTAACAGTAGATCTGTTTTGGGTAATATTGGTTGATGGATGAATGCTAGCCAGAACACCAAGGGAAGctacctgctcttcaaatagtttcATGGGATCTTACACGGCTACctcaacaggcagatggggcctcagtttaacatctcatccgaaacacAATATCTCTGAGAATAAAGCACTCATTCAGTACTGTACTGCAGTATCAGCATAGATATATGCTTCATtcatggagtggggtttgaaccagaAACTTTGGACCAAGAGGGAAGAGTGCTATCCTCGCCCATCTTCTGCATAAATCAAAACACAGGTTCAACCTAGTTTGGAACATTATAAAACAAGGGCCTATTGCCAGAGCAGAACCAGTGCTAGAAACAGACTAGCAAAAGAACTAAACTGTTAATAAACCTGAAGTCTAGACTGACACACTTAGTTGAGTAAGTTCACTTAATCAGTAAAATTTCTTCAAAGTTCAGATGGTGGGTCTagaactgaaacattaaccccTCTTCTTACACAATGGGCCTGTTATGTAtttcaaacattttctgtttttgttgtgATCATTCAAACCTCAGCTTTGAGCATCCCCTAGTGGTAACAACCATTTTTGCCATTAGTAAAACTGCTCTCCTGCAGTTCGTTTCCCACATGAATATTATTATTCAATGTGGGAACGAAGTGCAGCAGTTTGTGGTAGATAATAGAGCGGATTTTATTTACACTGTATAAAAGGATGTGACAAAACAGAAAGGCGAGTATTTAGAAATAAATCAAGAAACTAAAATCTGATACAATATGTAacttataagaacataatagcagcaggagtaggccatacagcggcttgagcctgctccaccattcaataggatcgtggctgatctttgacctcaactccactttcctgcccgatccccatatcccttgattcccttagagtccaaaaatctatcaatctcagtcttgaatatactcaacaactgagcattcacagccctctggggtagagagttccaaatattcacaacccactgagtgaagaaattcttcatctcggtcctaaatgtccgaccccttatcctgagactatgtcccctagttctagactctccagccaggggaaacatcctctcagcatctaccctgtcaaaccctctcagaatcttatatgtttcaatgattcctcataggacaaccctctcatccccctTTCAAtcaactagattgattcctgggaagaaAGAAAAAGTGCTGTCGTGGGATAAAACTGGAGGCAAGGAGAGTGAATTTATACCCCTTCCTACTACTGCTTTCTGCCCTTCAGCTGTTTGCTGACTTTAATCAACAATTTACTTTCTGTGCACTTAATGCATTTGCCAACTGTAtagataagtttaaaaaaaaataaaaactaaaaaaaatggTGGAAATCGAAGGTCAGAAAGGAAATGGGGAGGATGAGGATACAAGATTGATGGAGGGAGCTGGCAGTGGCAGATTAAGAAGGAAGATTGGGAGGGCAAGTGGTCAAGTGAGATTGGCGTGAGGAGAGGGGAGGCTGGAGGCTTGGTGTCTGGGTGTCAAAGTATGTTGGAGAACAGGGGTAGAGGACAATGGAGCCCATCAGTTTTCACCCAATGCTGGTAAATTGGTCAAGAGAAGCCAGGACCTAAAGGGGGACAGGAAAGAAGAGCTTGGTATGTGAATACCTAACCATTAGCATGATGGAACTAGGAATGACAGGAGAGGTTTTATTGGAAGTGCGTCCATGtaccccacacacactgactccaaGCACATTTAGTGTGAGCTTGTCTACACCAATTTAACTGTATTCTATTACAGTCGCTATGTGACTCTATGCTGCCCTGCAAGAACTCTCACAGAAACACCCAACAAACTAACAAAACTAGAAACACAAAAACTCCAAGTTACTCACCTTATTCCTATGAGGAAAGAAATCAACATGGAGCAGATAGGATCTGCTATCATAAGGCCATAGTTCTGCATCAGAAGAGCAGATATTATTACACCTATACTGCCAAGTGTGTCTGCCACAATATGCAGATAGACTCCTATAATGACAAGAGGGGAAGACATAATTTTATGATTTTAAGCAATAtcatttttgatttatattactgAAAACCTCCTACATTTAGAAAATGAACAATAAGGTAAAAAAAATTGCTTGTGCAGTTTTTTTGATAAAGGAATAATGAAGTTCAGCTTGAAGAGTTAGTGAAAATTTTAATGCAAAATGATCAATTCACAAACCTTCTAAAATCTGTTTACTGGATCCTTTTGCTTTAAGGGTATCACATTGGTGATCTTCTGTACAGAAAAACATAGTAACCATAGTTACAAAACTACAACATATGCATTGATAGAAGACTTCCAGTGAGTTACAAGGTAGTTGCATAATTGAGAGTTCCAGGAGATATCAAAGAGCAGTTTGTGGCATCTAAATCTTGATGTCTATTTGCTTAACTGAGTCACTGGTTTTGTAACTCAATGGTTAAAGACAACTTCAGCAATTATTTTGTGAAAAACTACTCAGGTGCTAGCTTGAAATCAATAAATGGAATTGATTGCATTTAGTCTCTGGATATCAGCATGTGCACATTACTGATCATACAACTGTAGTAAGGGGTTTATGCATAGAGCAGTGAAAAGGGCAAGAAACAagttaaaaatgtgaaatgttGTTCCCCCCCCAAATTGCAGTGCCCCCTTTAATTCGTGCTCAGCTGCTATCTTCCAGTATAGCTCAGATATAAACTGGATGTAGTTTTAAGTGTTCTGTAATCTATCAGCTTCATAACCAAACACAGAGTGCCACCAATAGAAAGATTAAGCATCAGGTTGTTTTACACATTGGCAAGTGATTTACAATTGTGCATAAATACAGAAGATTTTTTCCTCAGGGTTTTCCAGGGTTGGACATACCAGGAACTGCATGTTTCACTCATGCGCATTTGCCTCGTGTTAACAGAACCAGAATGATTGATCTAATCTTTAAACATAAAGTTCTAAATTGTCGGAAATATGCTCAAAATCATTAGCTGCAAACTATATACTTAGCTTTTCCAATAAAAAAGGCTCTCTTTCCCAAACATAGTAATTAAAATACtatttctcctccttctgtttcTTAAGGTATTACATTGTGCGGAGGTATTCTTCCGTGCAGATCTTACACCTTCCAATACCTCACACAAATGGCATTGCTTATGTGTAGCTAGGCAGTCAACATCAGTAGACCATTTGAACTAGATTCTATCCTCTCTTTTGCATATATTCACACTTCAGCAGGCTTATTAGACAGCAATCAGGAACAAGAATCCTAGTCAATTTGATCATCCCCACCTCAGGGATGCTAAGACCAACTAAAAACAGCTGCCCTGGCCGAAATCAATTTGCTCAGCAAAGACCAGCGATCAACCCAGGAGCCTTCAAGGTCTGCAGGGCTCAGAACACCACTATTGGTGCATTTATCTATTGAGCCATTAGGTAGTTCTTAAGATCACACTAAGTTTATGCCATTACAACATGTTTTGTCTCTGTATTGCAAGTGTTACAAAAATTAAGATAGTGTATCGCTTTAGATCATAATTTCATTCTGAtccagcagagggacctggggtacaggtccacgTCTACaaaacattaaaggcagcacctcagtttgacaactgtaaaaaaaaactaatagaatTCTAGGTTTATCTCaataggtatagaatataaaagccaagaggtaattatgagcctatataaaacttTAAGACCTTAGTTAGAGTATGGTGTGCAATATTGGGCTCCACATTATGGGAAGGATATTGAAGCTTTAGcgagggtacaatgcagattcactaggatgctgcctggtataaggaaatacaaatacgaaaaagacttgacacttttttttttaagaatgttgCAGATTTGGGGGCgatataatagaagtgtttatTATAAAAGGATGAGACAGGGTagctagaaacagactgtttccagtagttgaaggGTTAAGAACAAGGTACTATTGATACTAGtttaaatgtgagagatttagaATAGAAGACAGGAGAAACTTCAGaggggctgtggaattcacttccggggttactggttgagggagaaattgtGTCAACATTCAATATTAGATTGGATAAGTGGAAGAAGGAAAAGGGgtttgggaacagggtgggtaaatgtgattggaactgtttgctcatgtggagggttGGACCAAATGGCATGTTTGTGTGTTGTGGCTTCTATGTGACATGGTCAGTATTTCAGAGTCAGTCACAGCCCACTAGAGTAAACACAAAACCTTTCATTCCCTGAACTGTGCTTCATAAATACCAATCATCTGATACTTGACACCTAACAAAAATGAACCCATTTTATCCCAAGACATTACATAATAATAATGATTATCTTAGTGGGATATGTCACTGGAGATAAATCCAAGGACAGAACAAATTAGGCATTATGTCAGTTTTCTGACCAATAAACAAAACATTCACCAGGTGCAACTTCAGATTCATGAAGAGAACTGGCAACACATAACTCACCATGACAGTGCTCCTGAGCATGGGAATGCCCATGCCCATGGCTATTACCATGGGTATGTACAGATCTGTGTTCGTGACTGTGGCTGTGCCCATGTTCTCCGTGACTCAGTCCAGGAATTCCTCCATTGAAGAGTGAGTGACTATGGCCATGACCTAATGCAATAAACAAAACACAGTAAAGCTTATTAAAAACTATACATGTCTTTGAATGTGAATATCAAACTTAAATACAAACGAACAAAGCCATCTGTCAACTGGTTTAATCTGTAAACCCTTCTACGCATGTCCATTGCACATTGCAACATAAAAATAGAAATAAGCACTCAGCACAAGGAGTCGCTTTGCCAGATCTGATCGAAAAAGTCACAGTGGCATGAACCCCTGTATCATGACTGGTTGAACAGTCATAATCCTTTAAGTCTGGAGCTCCTCCTAGTGGCTCAATGAGTAACTAGACCAGCTCAGGCCAAGGCAACAGTAACCTACCAACGAAGAGCACATGTGAAATGTCAGACGAGAACAGAAATGAGATTAGCTGCAATGCCCCAACAGTCAAATAGCCTATCAACACTTGCTGAACTGGCTCATACACAAAGAACTCAAACAAAGGTTGTAGGTGCCTGTGCAAGCATAacccagcaagaatcagcactTCTAATTTGCTGATTCTGACTTacatttttcccactttgggagagggagggggaaaagagaaaaaacaggaatCTGTGTAAGTCAGAATTAACAAATTAATGTTTTAGAAATAACAGCAAACACAACTAAACAAAACACTTCACACTAAAAATAACTCTTCTTGCTAGTGTTTCAGTCTTTCAATCTAAAATGTTCCTTCCCATGATATTATGTGTCTTATTTCACCTATTCAAAGAAACTAACAATTTGAATACTTGCAGGCAACGTACAAATTTATAGAATTGTTCCCTTACCACCATCGTGAGAATGTCCATGGCCACCGTGTTTAAATACAAAAATGCCAACCAAATTCACCAGAAACCCAAGcacagagacagacagcagtCGCTCGTGATGCACATCAGGGGGTTCCAGAGCTCTCTGAAAAACAATTGGAGATAAAAGAACTAAAACTTGATACAGTCTTACAGGTTGAAGAGTGACTGGTGAGAGGGGGCACAAGTTCAATCCCACATTCTTAAGAGTTCCTGATCTCGAACACACTGCTGCACAAGGCTCATCTCTGATGCCATTGAACTACAGTCAGAAATGTATACAGGCCTTTATAATCAGTTCACTTTTGGAGAAACAATTCACTTGATGAGTTGCTGACCAGCTGACAACACACGAGAAAGGTTCTGCATCACAAAGAATTGGCTGTGTTTTCTAGCAAAGTTGTTAAATGTTTTACTTTATTGTAATTTAAATATCAACTAACTGTACAGAAGAATAATTCCTGCTCAAGTCATCACCACTTTATATTGCAATTGTCATAAAGCTTATTGCTGGAATAATTTTATTTTGCACATTAAGTTTTTGTAAAATTGTCACAAGTGAAAAAAAGTCCCCAGATTACACAGGAACAAGAAcacctggtcaccacattacaggaaacatgtgattgcactagggagggtacagaggacatccatgaggatgttgccaggactggataattttagctatgacaaaagattggataggctggggatattttctttggaacaaaggaggctgaggggagatttaattgaggtatataaaattaggacagggctagatagagttgatagggaggacctatttcccttagcagacggATCAGGGACCACGGGTCGTAgagtttaaagtaattggtagaaagattagaggggagctgaggagaaagtttttccacccagaggatggtgggggtctggaactcactgcctcaaagggtggtagaggcagaaaccctcaactcatttaagaagtacttggatgtgcacttgaagtgccgtaacctacagggttacggaccaagtgctggaaagtgggatcaagctggatagctctttttcggccggcatggacacgatgggccgaatggcctccttctgtgccgtaactttctatgattctaacaccaACATAAAAAAGGCGTATACCCTCCTAGCctcatttaaaaaagaaattcagCAAAGTACAGAGAAAGAGACAATAAATCACTTCCCTTAAGTTAGTTATGGAGTGATACACACTTATTTTGAAAGCagtattagttttttaaaaaaaacagtatttgCAATATGATAAAAGGAGATAAACACAGGGTTGTAACTGCACTTCATACTACCCACTGTAGTATATGGATGAAGAGCAACATCCAGTGCACATATTGTTAATTATGTACAACAAACGATATTTTAGGATTCATTCCAGGACTATGTGAAATCCCTAAAAAAAGGGAAGGGGCATAAAATGGACTGAAAGTCTCAAAACCCCCGTAAGTTCCAACTACCAGTTTAGAAAAAAAGTTTGGTCACTTGCGTAAATGACAAAATATGAAACCTGGGGGGGTGAATACAAGGCTGACATCCCAAGGATATTACTGCCCTTGAGCGGGCGCAAAGATGAACAACAATGATAATTCTGGGTATCAGGAATTTAAATTATGGACGAAAAGCAAACAAATGAGTCAGTTTTGTTTGGAAAGAGGAGACTTTTGTTTCTGTGGAGGGAGGCAGGATTGAGGGATACTGAATGTATGTAGGGGCAGGGTCGATCAAAAAGGGATGGCTTGTACATTTTAcacaaacacattatctgagtgCCTCTGTCCTTGTTTACAACTAAGTGAGCTTGTATGTTACTCCAACAAAAATAATGTTCGATTGGAAGGACAGATATGTAGCTGAGTTTTACTTAGTGGTTACTTTTTTGTCCTGTGGTGATCTCTATCTGGTCAATTAATTGTCCTCCTTCACTGCAACACATTACTTAGGGAGAGGGCTCTCGATAAAGCTGCTACAATACTCCATGGATAGATTCACCTGCGGATCATCCCTTACCCCAAGTAAGTTAGAAGCAGGAAGTTAAAAGAAATCTTCCACACGAAGGATTATTCAAACATTGAATGCTTTGCCATAAGTGGCTACTGAGGCAGAGACtacaaaaaaaattggataagtatttaaaatatattatattatatataaaatgaTATAGAAGAGTGCAGGGAAattggattagagtagacagtcCTATTTAAACAAGCACAGGCAGAGTGTGATGAATTGTTTCTttttgtgctataaattctaggTTCCTGTAAGTGCCCAGTGATTTGTTCCTGTGATGGCCCAGCTGGGATCAGGGACCCCACCCATTTCCACAAAGATCCTACGCTACAACTGTAACCCAGCCCACCCATACTCGCTGTCTCGGGTCACATAGAAAAATGAAGTACTACAGGGTGCATGTGCTCACAGTAGTGTTGCCAAGCAAGGGGGTAatgacttcaggagaggagaaggggagggatggAAAATGGACACCACTTCTGAAGATGATATAACTGAATCTGTACAGTTAGGTACGAGGTGAGCCACTGACCTATGATTTCACTGAAATTCCACGCCGTTAGGAGCAAAGTAGCACATATATCACCGCCACATTTTCTTTTAATCTAGAAAGAAAGGCCCAGCAAAGAACCCTTTGCCAAGTGACTAACAGTCTGCAAATTCCAATAATGCAGATTGCATCTAAACCAAACTGACACTCAATCTTCCTATAGCTACAATTCAGACTTAATTATAAAGTATTCCTTCCAAGACCCAAGAGGAATTTGCTGGGAGTGAAATTCTAGAGCTGACATATAACCACATTTTTTATTAACCAACCTCTATTCCTTCTGAGAAAATGAAAAAGGCTGTGAAGATCAGAAATAATCCATTCACAAATCCAGCCAGAACCTCTGCTCGGACATATCTGCCAAAGGAAACAAAATACAGACAAAGGAATAGAATAACATTTTGCTACCACATGTCCAGGAGCATCAACTGGTTTCTTCAAATCGATAAACATGATTATTTTTAACAATCAGAATGAAAATGATGGTGCATTTGCCACTAATAGCACACTGAGGCTTGCCCAAATCAAGTGCTTGTTTGAGAGTCCTCTATTTTTCCCATGCTGTCTACACATTGCTTGCATTGCCATGACTATAGCAATGTAATGTTGACTCTTAGCTGTGTTTTAATTTCTTTTTGGCACGTTTACATTTTGTCTACAAAATTAACCATTTCTTGATCCCAAATCTGGATGCATCATACAAGCGTATAGATAATAGCATCAGCTTGAAACCCCAAGCAAAATTAAGGTGATAAAAAAGCAAAGAATTTAAGGGTCTGTCACACTGGCTCATCTCGTGATGCCCACATGGTTTCAGTCAGACGCAGATGCTCACAGAGGAGCCACCGTCAAAGTGGTTAAAGAAGCTGCAATTTTGGACATGTATGCTCTGGTGCACAGAGATGAATACATCATTTATACTTTTGGGGGAAGTGAACCATATGAAAAATAATTTTCAAGAGTTAGCCAACAATGCTCCAGCATGCTTAATAGTGGTGGGTTACAAAGCAGTACCAACATTCGGCTGTGAAACGGTGGAGGGTGGGACCAGAGAGGGGAAAATAGGAGAGAGGAGGAaattgtcaaatttttgttttagTTCAgttagaaataaaaaccaaatcaATTGATTTATGACTTTTttgtggagagaggagggaagaattTAAATTTATCCAAGAGATCAAATCAATCTCTGGTCCAGTTTGTGGTTCTATTAACAGTTGTTAATGCAGCAACCACCCTGAAACCCACTCATCTCAGATGGAAGGGAAAAGAGGAAATGCTTGACTGCTAAATATATGCATCTCTACGCAATCAAATGTTATAAGCCCACCAGCTCTTACCCATAGGAAAAGGTATCATTTGACCTCCATCGGGAGATCACAGATGCCGCCAGTCCAGCCAGAAGGGCAGTGCAGTCAAAGAACATGTGGAACGAGTCCGAAATGAGACCTAAACTAAAGCACAACCGAACAAAGTCACAGCACATTTCCAACAGAGCTCCAGAGTTAGTATGTTAAAATTCAATCTCAGACCTGCAATGAAACAGTCGTCTTTCAGACAATTACAAACTTCTTCCTTCCCCACCCAAGTCTGTTGGAAATGGATATGTTCCAATGCAATGGGGTAGCTCAGAGTGATTTCTCCAATAGCTTTTTCTTCCTCCCCTTGAAGTACCGATCTTCAGGTTAGTGCCTCAAAACAGCAAGGCCAAGATGggtgaaaatggggagagagcaaaGCCATCTGAATTCAGGTGACTAATCCGAAAGTTTATAGCCCAAATGAATGGTCACCTAACCTAGTTTAATCCTCACTACCCTCCCCGAGGGCTACACATAATCTCTGAGCAGCACTGCTCTAGCTATgagggacaaatgtaaggaatcttacaacaccaggttatagtccaacaaatttattttaaaatcacaagctgtcccaacatagtataagatatgcgatttgagaaccttttcattcattcatctgacgaaggagataatctccgaaagcttgtgattttaaaataaatttgttggactataacctggtgttgtaagattccttacatttgtccaccccagtccatcaccggcatctccacatcctagctatgagggaggaagaggaagaacttgcatttatatataaaaaaaaatactgcagatgctgaaatctgaaagaaaaacaaaaggtTCTGGGAAAACTCAGCAGACCAGGCTTGCATCCTTTGCCACAACTTGctttgtccacagatgctgcccgatctGCTGAGTGCGTCCAGTATTTTCGGTTTTGTTTTCATTTAATCAACACCCTGGTGCGCTAGTGAGTGCGGAAATAGGAGCGTAGtgcagatgaatacgtggctggaaagatggtgcaggagggagggctttagattccttggGCATCGGGACAGGTtctggggggaggtgggatctgtacaatCCGGATggtttgcacctcaacagagccgggaccaatatcgtcgcagggaggtttgctagtgcggttggggag encodes:
- the slc30a7 gene encoding zinc transporter 7 isoform X1; translated protein: MLPLSIKDDEYKPPRLNLLRKVSGWFRSILSDSISRNLFFFLLLNLSFAFVELLYGIWSNSLGLISDSFHMFFDCTALLAGLAASVISRWRSNDTFSYGYVRAEVLAGFVNGLFLIFTAFFIFSEGIERALEPPDVHHERLLSVSVLGFLVNLVGIFVFKHGGHGHSHDGGHGHSHSLFNGGIPGLSHGEHGHSHSHEHRSVHTHGNSHGHGHSHAQEHCHEDHQCDTLKAKGSSKQILEGVYLHIVADTLGSIGVIISALLMQNYGLMIADPICSMLISFLIGISVVPLLKQSIGILMQRTPPSLDHMLPQCYQRVQHLQGVYSLNDPHFWTLCSEVYIGTVKLLVAPDADARWILSQTHNIFTQAGVRQLYVQIDFAAM
- the slc30a7 gene encoding zinc transporter 7 isoform X2, yielding MFFDCTALLAGLAASVISRWRSNDTFSYGYVRAEVLAGFVNGLFLIFTAFFIFSEGIERALEPPDVHHERLLSVSVLGFLVNLVGIFVFKHGGHGHSHDGGHGHSHSLFNGGIPGLSHGEHGHSHSHEHRSVHTHGNSHGHGHSHAQEHCHEDHQCDTLKAKGSSKQILEGVYLHIVADTLGSIGVIISALLMQNYGLMIADPICSMLISFLIGISVVPLLKQSIGILMQRTPPSLDHMLPQCYQRVQHLQGVYSLNDPHFWTLCSEVYIGTVKLLVAPDADARWILSQTHNIFTQAGVRQLYVQIDFAAM